In one Pseudoliparis swirei isolate HS2019 ecotype Mariana Trench chromosome 23, NWPU_hadal_v1, whole genome shotgun sequence genomic region, the following are encoded:
- the LOC130189061 gene encoding nuclear GTPase SLIP-GC-like has product MDDFVRDKLSEWNLSKFIDTFKGQDIDEENFYCLDDKDIADLIPTVGPRSKFKKKLKSLKEQKTENPEVVDSSAQACASTSDKSNKGKRRSDLQGESSPWQSPIKKPRVTGSYIREEILLSDVKNIMNFVHQKIPQQDNKLNNFLRRKINDLETDKREVVGVFGRTGAGKSYLINTVIGEKNLLPSGSVNACTSVMIKVKANEQNSKYEADIEFITKEEWKDELWFSKNFLRESADRGRDEDEERDRKDIVEKLSVLYGEDGENKSPEELMDGKYFKEIPEFLLSKRKMLTDETAEELSKKLVMYTKSKSEDGEVNAKRWYWPLVKCVTIRVPNNNLLKHVTLVDLPGNGDRNKSRDKMWKKIVGSCSTVWIVTEIKRAASEPEAWEILKSACSFMGNAGQCRQIHFICSQSDESSHNPACPSTEPRAFILERNIKAKNEVRKEFRKLNEVTKYFSDGSFKVFTVSSYEFVQKTVLEPDETEIPELQEFLQDLNDCHSVTLNYVKGALGILSLIQGASRTDGADIKTAVCTDLEQKMKDALNKVENKMKETHQAFEGCLSEGVKESKISWDKNLTSVIMPKNKKGSSFHRTLKCIVQQDGAYRAKKGKLINLNMKLSSCLTQSIDDKFKKTFPNEGECGQFNGVLDLFSLNTETMRKNTKYKDVELQLTFLSTEEDKIKTKLNKIIRDRKKTIYSSLTTTIETSMQECYDVAKQIKGQGSLEKIRTTLTNHVRESKDVMFQTAKDVMLNQLRDLMREILEDLEEMQESIELTLKTDGVSIPDVENQLEMVKNHYEELKRSR; this is encoded by the exons ATGGATGATTTTGTTCGGGATAAATTATCTGAATGGAATCTCAGCAAGTTCATAGATACATTTAAAG GACAAGACATCGACGAAGAAAATTTTTACTGTCTGGATGATAAAGATATCGCCGACTTGATCCCCACCGTGGGACCAAGGTCAAAATTCAAGAAAAAGCTCAAGTCGTTAAAG gaacaaaaaacagaaaatcccGAAGTCGTTGATTCGTCTGCTCAA GCTTGTGCATCCACCAGTGACAAAAGTAATAAAG GGAAGAGAAGGTCAGATCTTCAGGGTGAGTCCAGCCCATGGCAATCCCCAATCAAAAAGCCACGAGTTACAGGATCATACATCAGAG AGGAAATACTACTGTCTGACGTGAAAAACATCATGAATTTTGTTCATCAGAAAATTcctcaacaagacaacaagctCAACAACTTCCTGAG GAGAAAAATTAATGACTTGGAGACGGACAAGAGGGAGGTGGTCGGTGTCTTTGGCAGAACCGGGGCTGGAAAGAGCTATTTGATAAATACCGTCATTGGAGAGAAGAATCTCTTGCCCAGTGGAAGCGTCAATGCATGTACCTCAGTCATGATTAAAGTGAAGGCTAATgagcagaactcaaaatatgagGCAGACATCGAGTTCATAACGAAAGAG gaGTGGAAAGATGAGTTATGGTTCTCTAAAAATTTCCTTCGGGAAAGTGCGGATCGGGGaagggatgaggatgaagagagggaTCGTAAAGACATTGTGGAAAAGCTGTCAGTGCTGTATGGAGAAGACGGGGAAAACAAATCTCCTGAAGAGCTCATGGATGGCAAATATTTCAAAGAGATCCCAGAATTTCTGCTGTCCAAGAGGAAGATGTTGACAGACGAAACA GCTGAAGAGCTATCTAAAAAACTAGTCATGTACACAAAAAGCAAATCAGAAGATGGAGAAGTAAACGCAAAGAGGTGGTATTGGCCTCTTGTGAAGTGTGTGACTATCAGGGTGCCAAATAATAATCTCCTGAAGCACGTCACACTTGTGGATCTTCCTGGAAATGGGGATCGTAACAAGAGCAGagacaaaatgtggaaaaag ATCGTTGGAAGTTGTTCCACTGTGTGGATCGTGACTGAGATAAAACGAGCTGCATCAGAGCCTGAAGCCTGGGAGATACTGAAAAGTGCCTGTAGCTTCATGGGAAATGCTGGCCAGTGTCGGCAGATTCACTTCATCTGCTCCCAGTCTGATGAATCAAGTCATAATCCAGCCTGTCC ttcAACTGAACCCCGTGCTTTCATTCTGGAAAGAAATATTAAAGCCAAGAATGAAGTGAGAAAAGAATTCAGAAAACTAAACGAGGTTACG aaaTATTTCAGTGATGGAAGTTTCAAAGTGTTCACAGTGAGCTCCTACGAGTTTGTTCAAAAGACAGTCCTAGAACCAGATGAAACTG aaatacctGAACTTCAGGAATTTCTGCAGGATCTCAATGACTGTCACTCAGTTACATTAAACTATGTGAAAGGAGCTCTCGGGATTCTCTCTCTGATTCAAGGGGCCAGCCGTACAGATGGG GCTGATATAAAGACAGCTGTCTGCACAGACCTTGAACAAAAGATGAAGGATGCACTTAATAAAGTcgaaaacaaaatgaaagagACTCATCAGGCTTTTGAAGGGTGCCTCAGTGAGGGAGTTAAGGAATCAAAAATTTCATGGGACAAAAACTTGACATCGGTCATAATGCCTAAA AACAAGAAAGGTAGTAGTTTCCACCGGACACTGAAGTGCATAGTACAGCAAGATGGCGCCTACAGagcaaaaaagggaaaactaaTAAACCTCAATATGAAGTTATCTTCATGCCTGACTCAGAGCATTGATGACAAATTCAAGAAGACCTTCCC AAATGAAGGAGAATGTGGACAATTCAACGGAGTCCTCGATTTGTTTTCACTTAACACGGAGACGATGAGAAAGAACACAAAGTACAAAGATGTCGAACTGCAACTGACATTTCTCAGCACAGAG GAAGACAAGATAAAGACAAAACTCAACAAAATCATCCGCGATCGTAAGAAAACGATCTACAGCAGTCTGACGACAACAATTGAGACGAGCATGCAGGAATGCTATGACG ttgcaaaacaaattaaaggaCAAGGCAGTCTGGAAAAAATTAGGACCACTCTTACGAATCACGTACGTGAGTCAAAGGACGTCATGTTTCAGACAGCTAAAGATGTTATGTTGAACCAGCTGAGAGACTTGATG AGAGAAATCCTTGAAGACCTGGAAGAAATGCAGGAATCAATCGAACTGACGCTCAAGACAGATGGCGTCTCAATCCCAG ATGTTGAGAATCAGCTTGAGATGGTGAAGAACCACTACGAAGAACTGAAGCGGTCCAGATGA